The Ruficoccus amylovorans genomic sequence GCATCAAGCACAAGCCCAGGAGTCCTGGGCTTATTTTTAAGCCGATATTGAAATACGGCATCCACAGCATGCTTATGGTAACGCCAGTTGCGAAGTAGTCCATTTTTCCCCCGAGGGCAAAAGCGATCTTCTGCCCAAGTGGGATACGGTCTGCTGCGGGGATTTTCGACGGCTTGGAATGATTCTTTCTAAATAAGGCCACGGTTGTTTCCATGTATATGCGATACTCGGCAGGCGTTCGTTTCCCGCGCTTGGTTTTCAGAGCTTAACTGGCTAACGGAGAGATTTTGATAGAGTCCGGCGCACGAGCACATCAGGCTCGAAGAGGTAGACTGCTGCGTCATTCGACTTCAGTTCCATTTTATCGAAGTCCGTTTCCGAAGAGTGAACGAGCGTATCAGCGAGCGCGAAAGGCGTGACAAATGGCTCGTTTCTTTTTCATCGTATGAGCGTGTCTTTCGAAGATTGGGTGATTATGTGATCGGCGGAGTGCCGAGGCGCGTGATTTATCCAGGGGTGGCCGACATCTCGGAGCAAGCGGCCTTGCTGGTGAGCCTTACGCAGTGCTTCTGACAGGCCTGGGATTTGGATAAAGTCTTCATCGCAAGTCTGTATCGTATTGGTGGAGCCGGTGGGGACATCCTGGATACATAGCTTGCGGTGGAGTTGCTCAATGAAAGCGGTATGACCTCGTGCCATTGCCAGCGTGCAGACGTTGCTCGGGTATCCTTGCAGGTGCTCACAAATGTGCCTGAGCATTGTGATGCGGCTTGTGTCGCCACGTCTATAGGGGAATTTCTCGACCTTTCCCTGATCATGCGTCAAGGTATGGCCTTCGTCGGTGAGCCAGGTATAGTCCCCGGCCGTGGTCTCGACCACGATTTCGGCGGGCATGAGATCCTCTGTCGAATGGCTCAGATTGACGAAAAGCTCTGTGTCATTCTGAAGAGTGGCACGGACAGAGATTGTATCGAAGCTTTCGATACGCTGGGCACGGAATAATTCACCCTCCAACCGGGATGTGGTAGAGACAGATTCGCGGCTGTCTCCGGCGAGAAAGAGAGCTATCATTATAAAGTGCGCCATGGCATTGTTGGCCGGGGAGTCCAGAATCGGTGTATGACCCATGTATAGTTTTCCCGCCCAGTTTGTTCTTTCGTAATACGCAGTGGAACGCGGCCAAAGTGCTCCCACTCGCAGGTGTTTCAGCCTGCCGAACTTCCCGGTAACAAAACGTTCCTTAACCTTCCAGAGGGCGTCGTCATACATGTCCTGAAAGCCGACAAATACCTGCTTCCCGGTCATTTGCCGGGCGTCGAGCATAGCCTCGACTTCTTCAACAGTGGCTGCGGCCGGCTTTTCAACCAGAACGTTCATGCCAGCCTTCAGGGCGGCGACAGTCATTGTCCTATGCCAGCCGATGCCGGTAGGAATGCAGCATAGGTCGATCTGTCCGGCTTCTTGGGTGAGCATTGTCCTGTAGTCGGTATACAGACGACAGCCATTGGCGCGTAGCGCCGCGCATTTGTCGACTTCTTCGTCGGGGTTGATCACCGTAGCGGCACAGAGTTGGACCACTCCTTGATCGACTAGAGCGCAAATAGACTCATAGTGGCAGTTTCCATAGCCGGAAACACCGATCAATGCGATACGGACAGGTTTTGCAGTGGGTAAAGTCACGTTTAGTTTGGGCAGAGGGCTTATTTGTTTGCGGTTTCCAATTGTTTGGGACCGGCAGGTATATGGGCGGACGACTCGAAATACTCCGCCAGTTCAGGAATGTCCTGCCGCATGAGGACAAGAACCCACTGTGCGATAACGGTGCTGCCTGCCGTAGAGAAATGCGTCTTGTCCTCAGGGTTGTTGGTCGGGCCAAAGGCACGACTCTCTGCCGGAGCCATTTGAGAGAACTGTTCGCGGCTGAACTGATGCAAGTCCAGGCAGGGCACCTGCATTTCTTCCGCGACGATGCGGACGGATTCGGCGTAGGGTTCCAGGGAGTCCCTGAGTTCGCCTTTGCTGCTATAAGTCCGGCGACAAACCGGGGTGACGAGAATGGGCTTGGCACCCTGTTCCCGCGCCTCGCGCACGTAACGCCGCAGGTGGTCGCGGAAATCAGTTTCTGCATCGCTCTCGCGCTCGGGGCCTTTGCCGGGTTGATCATTATGGCCGAACTGGATCAAGACCCAGTCCGGAGCCAGCGCCATGGCGGCATCCCAACGGCCTTCCGTTCGGAAGCTGCGCGAACTGCGTCCGCCCATGGCGGTATTTTCCACTCGGATGCCGGGCGTGGTCCAGTGCTGAAGGGCCCAGCCCCAGCCCGCCTGATCCTGGCCGGCGGTCTTGCCGGTAACGGTGGAGTCGCCGACCAGGACAATCAGTGTTTCACCGCCGTCCGGTCTCATGGGTGTTGGCAGCTTGAAGCGAGGCAGTTGAGGCATGGGAGTACCGTAGGGCAGAGCTCCTGCGTCTCCGGTGTGATCCGGTACCGCTCCTGTCTCCATGCCGGGTAAGGATTTGCCCGCGTCAAGCTCCGGTGTCGTTGTCCGGTTACGGGCTGGGCTGTCGGCACGGAGCGAGTAGTCGCCTTCGAGCGGATCGGTAAATCCGGACGGCCCCTCGGCGACCCAAGTGCTGTTGGTTTCGCGTCCGGCTTCCATGGCCAACTCGATACCTCGCTGCCATTGCCTCACGATCTTGTTCGACTCCTCTTCATCGAGGGGCGCGTCCCATGGGCGGAGAGCGTCCGGACCAGCGAGGATGAAGACGTTACTGCCGGTTTGCCAATCGGGCAGAGGAAGGGGCTCGGATGCGTGTATCCACTGGCGGCACCAGAAGAGATTATTCAGGTAGTGGTAATGTGGAGTTGTCAGCGGTGCCTGAAGGTCATGGTAGTTCATGTTTACCGCCGCGTTAGAGGTGCTGGTGTTATGGTAGACCCAGACGGTTGCTTCAGGATAAGATTGTTGGCCCTCGCCCCAGTTTCTCAGGTCTTCGATGTTGTCGATGAAAATGTTACGGTAGATGTAAAGCGGCCCCTTCTGCGGGGCTTTTATGCGACAACCGCAGATGGTCCGCATGACGATGTTATGGTGCCATTGCCCGTTGACGCTGGGCCCCATCGTTTCCATGCCGTCATCATTCAAGTTGCGAATGAGGTTGTGGTGGATGTTCAAATTGGGGTTGGCGTCGGGATCATTCGCATTCCAAGGCGGGTTGCCATGGTCGCCGATACCATCCCAGTGTTCGTGAATGTAGTTGTCATGGATGTCATGCCCCCCGAGGGTGTTTTTTATATCAATACCGACCCGATCATAGAAGCCGCCGATTTTCATGGCCTGCCAGTTGTCCCAGGAACCTTTGGATTGCGGGTCGGCTCCCGAATAGGGATTCATCGTTATGCTGTTGTAGCGCACGACGCAGTCTTTGGCGCCCTCGTCCAAGACGATGCCGAAGTCGGCCGGGTCAATGTTACAGTGCTCGACTAGGCCCCCCCCGGTGCCCCGGAGGAGTATTCCGGTGGTTCCGTTGCGAAGGGTCAGGTTGCGTACCACGCAATAGTCCTGATGGTTGGTATCCACGATCGGTTTGTCGGGGGCAACGGTCATGCTCATCAGTCGGGGATCCAATTTGTCTTTAAACCGGACAAGCAGTTCTTTCCCCTCCCGTCTATACATTGCCAGTGCCTTCACCCCGTCCCACCCCGAAGGGCCTATCCCTTGCACAAAGGCCTTCTCCCACCGAATGGATAACCTGTCGTGTTTAGAAGGGGAGGTGTCCGGCGAACTGGTGCGGCTTTCGTCCAGTGTGGTTAGAATCTGTCGGTTGGCGGTGATGGTGAACGGGAAAAAGTCCAGTGGGGCGCGG encodes the following:
- a CDS encoding GDSL-type esterase/lipase family protein; translation: MTVAPDKPIVDTNHQDYCVVRNLTLRNGTTGILLRGTGGGLVEHCNIDPADFGIVLDEGAKDCVVRYNSITMNPYSGADPQSKGSWDNWQAMKIGGFYDRVGIDIKNTLGGHDIHDNYIHEHWDGIGDHGNPPWNANDPDANPNLNIHHNLIRNLNDDGMETMGPSVNGQWHHNIVMRTICGCRIKAPQKGPLYIYRNIFIDNIEDLRNWGEGQQSYPEATVWVYHNTSTSNAAVNMNYHDLQAPLTTPHYHYLNNLFWCRQWIHASEPLPLPDWQTGSNVFILAGPDALRPWDAPLDEEESNKIVRQWQRGIELAMEAGRETNSTWVAEGPSGFTDPLEGDYSLRADSPARNRTTTPELDAGKSLPGMETGAVPDHTGDAGALPYGTPMPQLPRFKLPTPMRPDGGETLIVLVGDSTVTGKTAGQDQAGWGWALQHWTTPGIRVENTAMGGRSSRSFRTEGRWDAAMALAPDWVLIQFGHNDQPGKGPERESDAETDFRDHLRRYVREAREQGAKPILVTPVCRRTYSSKGELRDSLEPYAESVRIVAEEMQVPCLDLHQFSREQFSQMAPAESRAFGPTNNPEDKTHFSTAGSTVIAQWVLVLMRQDIPELAEYFESSAHIPAGPKQLETANK
- a CDS encoding Gfo/Idh/MocA family oxidoreductase; amino-acid sequence: MTLPTAKPVRIALIGVSGYGNCHYESICALVDQGVVQLCAATVINPDEEVDKCAALRANGCRLYTDYRTMLTQEAGQIDLCCIPTGIGWHRTMTVAALKAGMNVLVEKPAAATVEEVEAMLDARQMTGKQVFVGFQDMYDDALWKVKERFVTGKFGRLKHLRVGALWPRSTAYYERTNWAGKLYMGHTPILDSPANNAMAHFIMIALFLAGDSRESVSTTSRLEGELFRAQRIESFDTISVRATLQNDTELFVNLSHSTEDLMPAEIVVETTAGDYTWLTDEGHTLTHDQGKVEKFPYRRGDTSRITMLRHICEHLQGYPSNVCTLAMARGHTAFIEQLHRKLCIQDVPTGSTNTIQTCDEDFIQIPGLSEALRKAHQQGRLLRDVGHPWINHAPRHSADHIITQSSKDTLIR